A window of the Malaclemys terrapin pileata isolate rMalTer1 chromosome 6, rMalTer1.hap1, whole genome shotgun sequence genome harbors these coding sequences:
- the LOC128839606 gene encoding uncharacterized protein LOC128839606, with protein MHKISVLVLLCIAHSLNSVTKGNYASSKKEMPGAHFHYSSEEIRVLSQGVLKLGAGLKEQVDHTKEKITYIFQQLSIFNNSLIELLEQVSLNKRLRNGLMEKTQQLETRNQVLGRLSAELQNQLGEVMHYRMTFNTKLEFLEEKIENALNYKTNTSTSVSMTDIMSFVQTQSVRIDELLTEVELQQDQISIQDALIQKLLKKVRPKSKLARQLKTNGIRKKIADSSEMQNTTLSVHESI; from the exons ATGCACAAAATATCTGTTTTGGTCCTCCTGTGTATTGCACATTCTCTAAACAGTGTAACCAAAGGCAACTATGCATCAAGCAAGAAAGAAATGCCAGGTGCCCACTTTCATTATTCCAGCGAGGAAATCCGTGTGCTCTCTCAGGGTGTCCTGAAGCTTGGAGCTGGGTTAAAGGAGCAGGTTGACCATACTAAAGAGAAAATTACCTACATCTTTCAACAGCTCAGCATTTTTAACAACTCTTTGATAGAATTACTGGAGCAGGTCAGCCTAAATAAGAGGCTGAGAAATGGTCTTATGGAGAAAACTCAGCAACTTGAAACTAGGAATCAAGTTCTGGGCAGGCTCTCTGCAGAGCTCCAGAACCAGCTTGGTGAAGTGATGCACTACAGAATGACTTTCAACACCAAGCTGGAATTTTTAGAGGAGAAGATAGAGAATGCCCTAAATTACAAGACTAACACCAGTACGTCAGTGAGTATGACTGACATTATG TCTTTTGTGCAAACTCAAAGCGTAAGAATTGATGAGTTGCTTACTGAAGTGGAGCTGCAGCAAGACCAAATTAGTATACAAGATGCACTCATTCAAAAGTTACTGAAAAAG GTTAGGCCAAAAAGCAAACTAGCCAGACAGCTGAAGACCAATGGAATCAGGAAGAAAATAGCAGATTCTTCTGAGATGCAGAACACAACATTATCAGTACATGAGAGTATATGA